A part of Aegilops tauschii subsp. strangulata cultivar AL8/78 chromosome 2, Aet v6.0, whole genome shotgun sequence genomic DNA contains:
- the LOC109773163 gene encoding protein ALP1-like, which translates to MSGSPVVPPFVSQIPSTDQSSLLPPAVREADMSHQSDTSSCSDDSDDSTTIDPTGIYTMEDLISEQSIFHNLLEQINVKIQAKIKPQQAGASRRGSRKYIVRNREEGHEQLVADYFAEHPTYTDEQFRTRYRMRRPLFLRIVRALGEWSPYFTERRDGLNRQGLTPLQKCTVAIRILALGSPSGVTDKYVEIGFSTVMNCLEQFVDGVINMFGEEYLRSPTSVDMQRLLQMGETRGFPGMLGSIGCMHWEWKKCPVKWVRHLTHSDHGIVNFILEAVASQDLWIWHTFFGVVGSHSDITMLNQSHLFTDVLKGQGPHVQFSINRRQYGMGYYLADGIYPEWPVFIKAMPLPQTEKDRLFARYQEGARNDVQQAFGLLESRFPIVRGPTKFFQKATLGKIMQVCIILHNMTLEDEQDMASACFDSNEISEKPVAPLSNIKYGPTDHFADLLRRNASICANSTDNQLRRDLIEHVWQRFGPFGDT; encoded by the exons ATGTCGGGGTCTCCTGTTGTTCCCCCTTTCGTTTCCCAAATTCCTTCCACCGACCAGTCGTCCCTTCTTCCTCCCGCCGTGCGCGAAGCAG ATATGTCCCACCAATCAGACACATCATCCTGCTCGGATGATTCCGATGACAGCACTACCATTGACCCAACCGGCATATACACTATGGAAGATTTGATTTCTGAACAAAGCATCTTCCACAATTTGCTTGAGCAGATCAATGTGAAGATCCAGGCCAAAATTAAACCTCAGCAAGCTGGTGCATCTCGCCGCGGGAGTAGGAAGTACATAGTGAGAAATCGTGAAGAGGGCCATGAACAACTTGTGGCTGATTACTTCGCTGAGCATCCAACCTACACTGACGAACAGTTCCGTACAAGGTACAGGATGAGAAGGCCCCTCTTTCTACGTATAGTCCGTGCCTTGGGAGAGTGGTCTCCCTATTTCACAGAAaggagagatggccttaatcgtCAAGGACTCACACCTCTACAGAAGTGCACAGTAGCTATTCGTATATTAGCATTGGGTTCCCCCTCTGGCGTCACTGACAAATACGTAGAAATTGGTTTCAGCACAGTAATGAACTGTTTGGAGCAGTTTGTGGACGGGGTGATCAACATGTTTGGTGAAGAATACTTGAGGAGCCCCACTAGTGTTGATATGCAGCGTCTTCTACAAATGGGTGAGACCCGTGGGTTCCCTGGCATGTTGGGAAGCATTGGCTgtatgcactgggagtggaaaAAATGCCCAGTTAAATGGGTGCGTCATCTTACTCACAGTGATCACGGTATTGTTAATTTCATTCTTGAAGCAGTTGCTTCACAAGACCTCTGGATATGGCACACTTTCTTTGGTGTTGTTGGGTCTCATAGTGATATTACCATGCTGAATCAATCGCATTTGTTcaccgatgtcttgaaaggtcaAGGTCCTCATGTGCAATTCTCCATCAACAGGAGGCAGTACGGTATGGGTTACTATCTTGCTGATGGTATATACCCAGAATGGCCTGTCTTCATTAAGGCGATGCCCCTCCCTCAAACTGAAAAGGACCGATTATTCGCACGATATCAAGAAGGGGCAAGGAATGATGTCCAACAAGCATTCGGACTCCTAGAATCACGTTTTCCCATCGTGCGTGGCCCAACAAAATTCTTTCAGAAGGCAACTCTAGGCAAAATCATGCAGGTTTGCATCATACTACATAACATGACACTTGAGGATGAGCAAGATATGGCAAGTGCTTGTTTTGACTCGAATGAAATTTCAGAGAAACCGGTTGCTCCACTGTCAAACATTAAATATGGACCTACTGATCATTTTGCTGATTTACTTCGGAGAAATGCTAGTATTTGTGCAAACTCAACAGATAACCAACTCCGAAGAGATTTAATCGAGCATGTTTGGCAGCGATTTGGGCCATTTGGCGACACGTAA
- the LOC109773162 gene encoding large ribosomal subunit protein eL38z/eL38y, with protein MPKQIHEIKDFLLTARRKDARSVRIKRTKDAVKFKVRCSRYLYTLCVFDADKANKLKQSLPPGLSVQEV; from the exons ATG CCGAAGCAGATCCACGAGATCAAGGACTTCCTGCTGACGGCGCGCCGGAAGGACGCGCGGTCGGTGCGGATCAAGAGGACCAAGGACGCCGTCAAGTTCAAGGTGCGCTGCTCCAGGTACCTCTACACGCTCTGCGTCTTCGACGCCGACAAGGCCAACAAGCTCAAGCAGTCCCTCCCACCAG GTTTGAGCGTCCAGGAGGTTTAA